The Sphingosinithalassobacter sp. CS137 genome includes a region encoding these proteins:
- a CDS encoding peptidylprolyl isomerase, giving the protein MMTLASAATAQTVPDAQVPATGLDLPSNLQIFGTSDPNIRKPTAIVNDVVITGTDIDHRVAVVSALNNLQLNDEERAQLRLQILRQLIDETLQIQEAKANEIEISQPEIDQSFVRVARNFNRTPEEMSRWLREIGSSDRTIRRQIEGELAWSRLLRRRVVPMINVGDEEVNAIIQRLEEARGTEEYHLREIYLNATPDRAREVYAGMQQMLAQMREGAPFEYFARNFSDATTAATGGDLGWVRPAMLPDALAEAARSMQVGQVVGPIEVPGGFSVLLLQDKRQVLTADPRDAQLSLRQMSIRFPAGTTEAEAASRTAAFATTTQAMQGCGAVNDTAREIGADVVDNDAVVLRQLPPQLQELLINMQIGEATPPFGSVEDGVRVLVLCGRDDPPSNFLPSADQIREREEEERVNRRAERMLRDLRRDALVEYR; this is encoded by the coding sequence ATGATGACGCTGGCCTCGGCGGCGACGGCCCAGACCGTTCCCGATGCCCAAGTGCCCGCAACGGGGCTCGATCTGCCGTCCAATCTTCAGATCTTCGGCACCAGCGATCCAAATATTCGCAAGCCCACGGCGATCGTAAATGATGTTGTCATCACCGGAACGGACATCGACCATCGGGTCGCCGTCGTCAGCGCGCTCAACAATCTTCAACTGAACGACGAGGAACGGGCACAGCTTCGCTTGCAGATCCTGCGTCAGCTTATCGACGAAACGCTCCAGATCCAGGAGGCGAAGGCCAACGAGATCGAGATCTCGCAGCCGGAGATCGACCAGAGCTTCGTTCGCGTGGCGCGGAACTTCAACCGCACCCCTGAGGAGATGTCGCGCTGGCTTCGCGAGATCGGTTCGTCCGACCGTACGATCAGGCGCCAGATCGAAGGCGAACTGGCATGGAGCCGCCTGTTGCGCCGCCGCGTCGTGCCGATGATCAACGTCGGCGACGAGGAAGTGAACGCGATCATCCAGCGGCTCGAAGAGGCCCGCGGGACCGAAGAGTATCATCTCCGCGAAATCTATCTGAACGCCACCCCCGATCGGGCCCGCGAGGTGTATGCGGGCATGCAGCAGATGCTGGCGCAGATGCGCGAGGGTGCTCCGTTCGAGTATTTCGCGCGCAACTTCTCGGATGCGACCACTGCCGCCACGGGCGGCGATCTGGGCTGGGTCCGGCCTGCGATGCTTCCGGACGCGCTTGCCGAGGCCGCGCGGAGCATGCAGGTGGGCCAGGTGGTCGGTCCGATCGAAGTGCCGGGCGGCTTTTCCGTGCTGCTCCTGCAGGACAAGCGGCAGGTCCTCACGGCGGACCCGCGCGACGCGCAGCTCAGTCTGCGTCAGATGAGCATTCGCTTCCCCGCAGGTACTACCGAGGCCGAGGCGGCAAGCCGCACGGCCGCCTTCGCCACCACTACGCAGGCGATGCAGGGCTGCGGCGCCGTGAACGACACCGCGCGCGAGATCGGCGCCGATGTCGTCGACAACGACGCGGTGGTTCTTCGCCAGCTACCTCCGCAGCTTCAGGAACTCCTCATCAACATGCAGATCGGCGAGGCCACTCCGCCGTTCGGATCGGTCGAGGACGGGGTGCGCGTGCTGGTGCTGTGCGGGCGTGACGATCCGCCGAGCAACTTCCTGCCTTCCGCCGATCAGATTCGCGAGCGCGAGGAAGAGGAGCGTGTGAACCGGCGCGCCGAGCGTATGCTGCGCGATTTGCGCCGGGATGCGCTGGTCGAATATCGCTGA
- the pdxA gene encoding 4-hydroxythreonine-4-phosphate dehydrogenase PdxA, which yields MRWSNIADADGERMMIPPLAISMGDPAGIGPEIVAKAWKARELHSLAPFFAVGSMKAVELVWGGPIQRIEDPAEAGDVFDHALPVLAIADGGEIVPGAPDLEGARCSLQTLETASGLARSGAAGALVTGPVSKAQLYQVGFAHPGQTEFVAERCGVSVENAVMMLAGPTLRVVPMTVHVPLADVPGLLSLELVLNKARVTARGLLRNFGIERPRLAFAGVNPHAGESGAIGREEIEILKPAIEQLREEGIDAIGPFAADTMFHPRARARFDAALCPYHDQALVPIKTLHFDEGVNITLGLPIVRTSPDHGTAFGIAGSDQAEPGAMIAAIRMAASAAQRRAELAAQGAA from the coding sequence ATGCGCTGGTCGAATATCGCTGACGCGGACGGGGAGCGGATGATGATCCCGCCGCTCGCGATCTCGATGGGAGACCCTGCCGGGATCGGGCCGGAGATCGTCGCCAAGGCATGGAAGGCTCGTGAGCTTCACTCGCTTGCGCCCTTCTTTGCAGTCGGAAGCATGAAGGCCGTCGAACTGGTCTGGGGAGGACCGATCCAGCGGATCGAAGACCCCGCCGAGGCCGGAGACGTGTTCGACCATGCCCTGCCCGTCCTGGCGATTGCCGACGGCGGCGAGATCGTTCCCGGCGCGCCCGATCTGGAAGGAGCGCGCTGTTCGCTTCAGACCCTGGAAACAGCGTCGGGTCTTGCCCGCTCGGGCGCGGCCGGCGCACTGGTGACCGGGCCGGTTTCCAAGGCACAGCTGTATCAGGTCGGATTTGCCCATCCGGGACAGACCGAGTTCGTTGCCGAGCGTTGCGGCGTTTCGGTGGAGAATGCGGTGATGATGCTGGCGGGACCGACACTGCGCGTAGTGCCGATGACCGTGCATGTTCCACTGGCGGATGTTCCGGGCTTGCTGTCGCTCGAACTCGTGCTCAACAAGGCGCGAGTGACGGCGCGCGGACTGCTCCGCAATTTCGGCATCGAGCGCCCTCGCCTGGCCTTCGCAGGGGTCAACCCCCACGCCGGCGAGAGCGGCGCGATCGGACGCGAAGAAATCGAGATCCTGAAGCCGGCGATCGAGCAGCTGCGCGAGGAAGGTATCGACGCGATCGGTCCTTTCGCAGCCGATACGATGTTCCATCCGCGGGCCCGCGCGAGGTTCGATGCTGCGCTCTGCCCCTATCACGATCAGGCGCTGGTGCCGATTAAGACGCTGCACTTCGACGAAGGGGTGAACATCACGCTCGGCCTGCCGATCGTTCGCACGTCGCCGGATCATGGGACGGCGTTCGGCATCGCGGGTAGCGATCAGGCCGAGCCCGGTGCGATGATCGCGGCGATCCGCATGGCGGCAAGCGCCGCGCAGCGGCGCGCCGAGCTGGCGGCGCAGGGAGCGGCGTGA
- the rsmA gene encoding 16S rRNA (adenine(1518)-N(6)/adenine(1519)-N(6))-dimethyltransferase RsmA: MIDLPPLREVIRRHGLSASKALGQNFLFDQQLLRRIAAVPGDLVDAEVFEVGPGPGGLTRALLAAGAKVTAVERDRRCIPALAELAEAYPERLRVIEGDALEIDAPVLFTGKPHIVANLPYNVGTALLVRWLSAEWRPWWASCTLMFQKEVAERIVASAGSEAYGRLAVLAQWRARASIAMSVHRSAFTPPPKVMSAVVHIVAEAAPASVRLDRLEALTGAAFGQRRKMLRQSLKPVPGALAAMEALGIDSSRRAETVSVAEFVALAKLLSA, from the coding sequence GTGATCGATCTTCCGCCGTTGCGCGAGGTGATCCGCAGGCACGGGCTGAGCGCCAGCAAGGCGCTGGGCCAGAATTTCCTGTTCGACCAGCAGCTCCTCCGCCGCATCGCTGCCGTCCCCGGCGATCTTGTCGATGCCGAAGTGTTCGAAGTCGGTCCCGGGCCCGGCGGCCTGACCCGGGCGCTGCTGGCGGCGGGCGCTAAAGTGACAGCAGTGGAACGGGACCGGCGCTGCATCCCCGCACTGGCCGAACTCGCCGAAGCCTATCCCGAGCGGCTCCGCGTGATCGAAGGCGATGCGCTGGAAATCGACGCGCCCGTGCTATTCACCGGCAAGCCGCACATCGTAGCCAACCTGCCGTACAATGTCGGTACGGCGCTGCTGGTGCGCTGGCTTTCGGCCGAATGGCGTCCCTGGTGGGCGAGCTGCACACTGATGTTCCAGAAGGAAGTCGCCGAGCGGATCGTCGCATCGGCGGGCAGCGAGGCCTATGGCAGATTGGCGGTGCTTGCCCAATGGCGCGCACGGGCCAGTATTGCGATGTCGGTGCACCGGTCCGCCTTCACGCCGCCGCCGAAGGTTATGTCGGCGGTGGTTCACATCGTCGCGGAAGCGGCGCCCGCCTCAGTGCGGCTCGACCGACTGGAGGCACTGACCGGCGCTGCCTTCGGCCAGCGGCGCAAGATGCTGCGCCAGAGCCTGAAGCCGGTGCCTGGTGCGCTCGCAGCGATGGAGGCGCTCGGCATCGATTCGAGCCGCCGCGCCGAAACGGTCAGCGTCGCCGAATTCGTCGCGCTGGCAAAACTGCTTTCCGCCTGA
- a CDS encoding tetratricopeptide repeat protein: MRVTTLSAAVALTVLTLSTSLYGQRADHQIDARSVALLEQGRAEKAAGDLSQAIDLVESALVVDPRNREAFIVLAEIARARGLSGQAIRYYREALTLEPNDTAALRGQGEALVMKGAVERARANLAQIRTLCQGACPEAERLSAVIAAGPPETATAATATAAPEARAD; the protein is encoded by the coding sequence ATGCGAGTAACCACGCTTTCGGCGGCCGTTGCGCTGACGGTCCTCACGCTGTCCACCTCGCTTTACGGCCAGCGCGCCGATCATCAGATCGACGCACGCTCGGTCGCACTGCTGGAACAGGGCCGGGCGGAAAAGGCGGCAGGCGACTTGAGTCAGGCGATCGATCTGGTCGAATCCGCGCTGGTGGTCGATCCCCGCAATCGAGAGGCGTTTATCGTCCTGGCGGAAATAGCGCGCGCCCGCGGCCTCAGCGGGCAGGCGATCCGCTATTATCGCGAGGCATTGACGCTGGAACCGAACGACACCGCCGCGCTGCGCGGACAAGGCGAGGCGCTGGTGATGAAGGGGGCGGTCGAGCGTGCACGCGCGAATCTCGCCCAGATCCGCACGCTGTGCCAAGGCGCTTGTCCGGAGGCCGAGCGGCTTTCCGCAGTGATCGCGGCAGGCCCGCCGGAGACCGCGACCGCCGCCACTGCGACGGCGGCGCCCGAAGCGCGGGCGGACTGA
- a CDS encoding RsmB/NOP family class I SAM-dependent RNA methyltransferase, protein MTPAARIQTAIELLDAIAAAARDQGPAADTILARGFASRRYAGSKDRRAIRELVYDAIRLCGERPESGRAAMLALAQVRPDLCNAFDGSSYGPATIDPAEPVASAGIAPDWLAAQLTASGIDAAEQAALLARAPLDVRANRLKARREALAARFPDAEPLAFAPDALRFPPDTRIEDTVEFQTGQIEVQDAGSQLVSEAAGVEPGATVIDLCAGAGGKTLALGAAMANNGLLLACDIDRARLSRLPARADRAGLSCASPMLLDPGREAEQLDAFVGRADVVVIDAPCSGTGTWRRNPEARWRLTPTRLERLAATQRHLLAVGARLVRPGGTLLYVVCSLLDAEGADQIDAFLREHGGWAAVDPALPVGEARGQGVRLTPGAHSTDGFFVAKMQAP, encoded by the coding sequence GTGACTCCCGCCGCTCGGATCCAGACCGCAATCGAGCTGCTCGATGCGATTGCCGCGGCCGCGCGCGATCAGGGGCCGGCTGCCGACACCATCCTCGCGCGCGGGTTCGCCAGTCGCCGCTACGCGGGCTCGAAGGATCGTCGCGCAATCCGCGAGCTGGTGTACGACGCGATCCGCCTCTGCGGCGAACGCCCCGAAAGCGGGCGGGCGGCGATGCTGGCGCTCGCTCAGGTCCGGCCGGACCTCTGCAACGCCTTCGACGGATCGTCCTACGGCCCGGCGACGATCGATCCTGCCGAACCGGTAGCGTCCGCCGGCATCGCGCCCGATTGGCTTGCGGCGCAGCTGACCGCTTCCGGCATCGACGCTGCGGAGCAGGCGGCGCTGCTCGCACGCGCTCCGCTTGATGTGCGCGCCAATCGGCTGAAGGCGCGCCGTGAGGCGCTTGCAGCCCGCTTTCCGGACGCCGAGCCGCTTGCCTTCGCTCCCGATGCGCTGCGTTTCCCGCCGGACACGCGCATCGAGGACACAGTGGAGTTTCAGACCGGGCAAATCGAGGTGCAGGACGCCGGCAGCCAGTTGGTCAGCGAAGCCGCGGGTGTGGAGCCAGGCGCAACTGTGATCGACCTGTGCGCCGGCGCGGGAGGCAAGACGCTCGCCCTCGGCGCTGCAATGGCCAACAACGGGCTCCTGCTGGCGTGCGACATCGATCGCGCCCGCCTGTCCCGTTTGCCCGCACGAGCCGATCGCGCCGGTCTCAGCTGCGCGTCACCGATGCTGCTCGATCCCGGTCGCGAAGCGGAGCAGCTCGACGCGTTCGTCGGCCGCGCCGATGTTGTGGTGATCGATGCGCCCTGCTCCGGCACCGGCACCTGGCGGCGCAATCCGGAGGCGCGCTGGCGGCTCACGCCGACGCGGCTCGAGCGGCTGGCCGCGACACAGCGGCATCTGCTCGCCGTCGGTGCCCGCCTGGTTCGGCCGGGAGGCACGCTGCTCTATGTCGTGTGCTCGTTGCTGGACGCGGAGGGCGCCGATCAGATCGACGCGTTTCTCCGGGAGCACGGGGGGTGGGCCGCGGTCGACCCGGCATTGCCGGTCGGGGAGGCGCGCGGGCAGGGCGTGCGGCTCACACCGGGCGCCCACTCGACGGACGGCTTTTTTGTCGCGAAGATGCAGGCGCCATGA
- a CDS encoding serine hydrolase domain-containing protein: protein MKLVLALALAATCLTTIPAAAQQAAEADTAAATRSGVAFTQPKDWTAQVRGPATLLTAPEGTLTIAVVDVGSAANAQAAAAQAWAMYNPEANRTVRVVTAGNPGGGWDERVGISYETSPSERATVSASALRKGDDWTVVITDGSEAVASMRMAATSLIAQSLRPAGYREESFAGKTAHRLTPDRIQAMRDFVAQSAEALEVPGVGYALIDNGSVVYQGGYGVRALGSTEPVDEHTKFMIASNTKGMATLLLSVLADEDKLRWEQPVTDLYPDFRLGSDATTESTLVRHLVCACTGLPRKDFAFILDDPGAPAMETFVGLAETEPTSDFGELFQYNNLMASAAGYLGGMLAYPEMEVGAAFDRAMQDRIFGPLGMPDTTFSFEEGESGNWARPHGYDLDGRMVLMSNGFNHLITPHRPAGGAWSTAADFARYAQLELGKGLTPEGERLVSEENILERRRRGVPLGENAWYGMGLMERIVSGVSVITHGGTLQGFHSNFYAIPEAGIGAVILTNSDSGASMLGPFLRRLLEIAYDGEPEAAAEVAAAAGRLKAQAQARRERLTFPPDTEVLAGLATTYRDPEVGSIEFTEKDGVPWMKAGFVEGPVATRQNADGTVSVVSAGPGIISVDALVGALPDGTRTLTVRESQHEYVYTEVP from the coding sequence GTGAAACTGGTTCTTGCTCTTGCCCTGGCCGCCACGTGCCTGACGACGATACCCGCAGCTGCGCAACAGGCTGCCGAAGCCGACACGGCCGCCGCCACCCGGTCCGGTGTCGCCTTTACCCAGCCCAAGGACTGGACGGCGCAGGTCCGCGGACCAGCGACGCTGCTGACGGCTCCGGAAGGCACGCTGACGATCGCGGTCGTGGACGTCGGCAGTGCGGCGAACGCTCAGGCGGCGGCGGCGCAGGCCTGGGCCATGTACAATCCCGAGGCGAATCGCACCGTGCGCGTGGTGACCGCCGGCAACCCCGGTGGCGGATGGGACGAACGCGTGGGGATTTCCTACGAGACGTCGCCGAGCGAGCGCGCGACCGTCTCGGCGTCGGCCCTGCGCAAGGGCGACGACTGGACGGTCGTTATCACCGATGGCTCCGAAGCCGTTGCGAGCATGCGCATGGCCGCGACCTCGCTGATCGCGCAGAGCCTGCGCCCCGCCGGCTATCGGGAAGAGAGCTTTGCCGGAAAGACCGCGCACCGGCTGACTCCCGACCGCATTCAGGCGATGCGCGATTTCGTGGCGCAGTCGGCGGAGGCACTGGAGGTTCCGGGGGTCGGATACGCGCTGATCGACAACGGCAGCGTCGTCTATCAAGGCGGCTATGGGGTCCGCGCGCTCGGATCGACCGAACCGGTCGACGAGCACACCAAGTTCATGATCGCGTCCAACACCAAGGGCATGGCGACACTGCTGCTCTCCGTGCTGGCCGACGAGGACAAGCTGCGTTGGGAACAGCCGGTCACCGATCTCTACCCCGACTTCCGGCTGGGCAGCGACGCGACGACCGAGTCCACGCTCGTCCGGCATCTCGTTTGTGCATGCACCGGCCTTCCGCGCAAGGACTTCGCATTCATCCTGGACGATCCCGGCGCCCCGGCCATGGAAACCTTTGTCGGGCTGGCGGAAACCGAACCGACGAGCGATTTCGGCGAACTCTTTCAGTACAACAACCTGATGGCGTCGGCCGCCGGCTACCTGGGCGGGATGCTCGCCTATCCCGAGATGGAAGTCGGGGCGGCGTTCGACCGGGCGATGCAGGACCGCATCTTCGGGCCGCTGGGCATGCCCGATACCACTTTCTCGTTCGAAGAAGGCGAAAGCGGCAATTGGGCGCGGCCGCACGGATATGATCTCGACGGCCGGATGGTCCTCATGTCGAACGGCTTCAATCACCTGATCACGCCGCACCGGCCGGCGGGCGGCGCCTGGTCGACCGCCGCGGACTTTGCGCGCTACGCCCAGCTCGAACTCGGCAAGGGCCTCACGCCCGAAGGCGAGCGGCTGGTGAGCGAGGAGAACATCCTCGAGCGGCGGCGGCGCGGAGTCCCGCTCGGCGAGAACGCCTGGTATGGCATGGGGCTGATGGAGCGCATCGTCTCCGGGGTTTCGGTCATCACGCACGGCGGTACGCTGCAGGGCTTCCACAGCAATTTCTACGCGATCCCCGAAGCGGGGATCGGCGCCGTGATCCTGACCAACTCGGACTCGGGCGCGTCGATGCTCGGGCCGTTTCTGCGCCGGCTGCTCGAAATAGCCTATGACGGCGAGCCCGAAGCGGCGGCGGAAGTCGCGGCGGCGGCCGGGCGGCTGAAGGCCCAGGCCCAGGCGCGCCGCGAGCGGCTGACCTTCCCGCCCGATACCGAAGTGCTCGCAGGCCTCGCCACGACGTATCGCGACCCCGAGGTCGGATCGATCGAGTTCACCGAAAAGGACGGCGTTCCGTGGATGAAGGCGGGCTTCGTCGAGGGGCCGGTCGCGACGCGGCAGAATGCCGATGGTACGGTTTCCGTCGTCTCGGCGGGCCCGGGCATCATCAGCGTCGACGCGCTCGTCGGCGCGCTGCCTGACGGCACGCGGACACTGACCGTGCGCGAGAGCCAGCACGAATATGTCTACACCGAAGTGCCCTGA
- the guaB gene encoding IMP dehydrogenase, protein MDIPLGLTFDDVLLYPGESEIVPSRADTRTYVSRGLALNIPIISSAMDTVTESDMAIVMAQLGGIGVLHRNLDVDAQADAVRQVKRFESGMVVNPITMAPEGTLAEAQALMARHRISGIPITQADGRLVGILTNRDVRFAESPQQPVSELMTRENLATVSPGVTQEEARRLLHQRRIEKLLVVDADYRCIGLITVKDIEKAVLYPGATKDGAGRLCVAAATTVGDSGFERTEALVDAEVDLIVIDTAHGHNKDVSRAVERVKKLSNNVQVIAGNVATGEATRALIGAGADGIKVGIGPGSICTTRVVAGVGVPQLTAVMDAANEAAKSGIPVIADGGIRTSGDIAKALAAGASCAMIGSLLAGTEEAPGETFLYQGRAYKSYRGMGSVGAMAKGSADRYFQQDIKDQLKLVPEGIEGQVPFKGPARDVIHQLVGGVKAAMGYVGAATLPELREKARFVRITNAGLRESHVHDVTITREAPNYPTR, encoded by the coding sequence ATGGACATCCCTCTCGGTCTTACCTTCGACGACGTGCTCCTCTATCCGGGCGAGTCCGAGATCGTGCCGAGCCGCGCGGACACGCGGACATATGTTTCGCGTGGGCTGGCGCTCAACATCCCGATCATATCCTCGGCGATGGATACAGTCACCGAGTCCGACATGGCGATCGTCATGGCCCAGCTCGGCGGCATTGGCGTCCTCCACCGCAATCTCGATGTCGACGCACAGGCGGACGCCGTTCGTCAGGTGAAGCGGTTCGAAAGCGGCATGGTCGTCAATCCGATCACCATGGCGCCCGAAGGCACGCTTGCCGAGGCGCAGGCGCTGATGGCGCGGCACCGGATCAGCGGCATTCCGATCACTCAGGCGGATGGCCGTCTCGTCGGCATCCTGACCAACCGCGACGTTCGCTTCGCCGAGAGCCCGCAGCAGCCGGTTTCCGAGCTCATGACTCGCGAAAATCTCGCGACCGTCTCGCCCGGCGTGACGCAGGAAGAGGCACGGCGCCTGCTCCATCAGCGCCGGATCGAGAAGCTGTTGGTGGTCGATGCCGACTATCGCTGCATCGGCCTCATCACGGTAAAGGATATCGAGAAGGCAGTCCTCTATCCCGGCGCCACCAAGGACGGCGCCGGCCGGCTGTGCGTGGCCGCGGCCACCACGGTCGGGGACAGCGGCTTCGAGCGAACCGAGGCGCTGGTCGACGCGGAAGTCGATCTGATCGTGATCGACACCGCACACGGCCACAACAAGGACGTGAGCCGCGCCGTCGAGCGCGTGAAGAAGCTGTCGAACAATGTTCAGGTCATCGCAGGCAATGTCGCCACCGGCGAAGCGACTCGCGCGCTGATCGGCGCGGGCGCTGACGGGATCAAGGTGGGGATCGGCCCCGGATCGATCTGTACCACTCGCGTCGTCGCCGGCGTCGGCGTGCCGCAGCTCACCGCCGTGATGGACGCGGCGAACGAAGCAGCGAAGTCGGGCATCCCGGTGATCGCCGACGGCGGCATCCGCACGTCGGGCGATATCGCCAAGGCACTGGCCGCGGGCGCGAGCTGCGCGATGATCGGATCGCTGCTCGCGGGGACCGAGGAAGCTCCCGGTGAGACGTTTCTCTATCAGGGCCGTGCCTATAAATCCTATCGCGGCATGGGTAGCGTCGGCGCGATGGCCAAGGGCTCGGCCGACCGCTATTTCCAGCAGGACATCAAGGATCAGCTCAAGCTCGTTCCCGAAGGGATCGAGGGCCAGGTTCCGTTCAAGGGCCCGGCGCGTGACGTGATCCACCAACTCGTCGGCGGCGTGAAGGCGGCGATGGGCTATGTCGGCGCCGCCACATTGCCGGAGCTGCGTGAAAAGGCGCGGTTCGTCCGCATCACGAATGCCGGGTTGCGCGAAAGCCACGTCCACGACGTGACGATCACGCGCGAGGCGCCGAACTACCCCACCCGCTGA
- a CDS encoding HpcH/HpaI aldolase/citrate lyase family protein, which produces MAIETRLAPRTALFLPASNPRAIEKARGLPVDLVILDLEDAVKPTDKDAARTAAASAIREGLGGKPVAVRINAPGTPDCGPDMVLLRETPADFVVVPKVETARAALDVHSVMLKPVLAMIETPSGVLAAHEIAAAQMVHGLIAGTNDLRAELRIPPAADRSGLALALQTIVLAARAGGAWALDGVFNALGDSQALGEECRAGRAMGFDGKTLIHPNQIDIAAEAFAPSEAEREEARALIEAASGGAERFRDRMIEEMHVAQARALLARA; this is translated from the coding sequence ATGGCTATCGAAACTCGCCTCGCTCCGCGTACTGCGCTGTTCCTCCCCGCGTCCAATCCGCGTGCGATCGAGAAGGCGCGGGGGCTCCCCGTCGATCTGGTGATCCTCGACCTCGAGGATGCAGTGAAGCCCACCGACAAGGATGCCGCCCGCACCGCCGCCGCCTCCGCGATCCGCGAGGGCCTGGGCGGCAAGCCGGTCGCCGTGCGCATCAATGCCCCGGGCACACCCGATTGCGGTCCGGACATGGTGCTGCTCCGCGAGACGCCGGCCGATTTCGTGGTCGTGCCGAAAGTGGAAACGGCCCGCGCCGCGCTCGACGTTCATTCGGTGATGCTCAAGCCGGTGCTCGCGATGATCGAGACGCCGTCAGGCGTGCTTGCCGCGCACGAGATCGCCGCCGCGCAGATGGTGCATGGCCTGATCGCCGGCACCAACGATCTGCGCGCCGAGCTTCGCATCCCGCCCGCGGCCGACCGAAGCGGGCTTGCGCTCGCTCTTCAGACGATCGTGCTTGCTGCGCGTGCCGGCGGCGCCTGGGCGCTCGACGGCGTGTTCAACGCGCTGGGCGACTCGCAGGCGCTGGGCGAGGAATGCCGGGCCGGACGGGCGATGGGCTTCGACGGCAAGACGTTGATCCATCCGAATCAGATCGACATCGCGGCCGAGGCGTTTGCCCCCAGCGAAGCCGAGCGCGAAGAGGCGCGCGCTCTGATCGAAGCTGCGAGTGGCGGCGCCGAGCGATTCCGCGACCGCATGATCGAGGAGATGCACGTCGCACAGGCGAGGGCGCTGCTCGCGCGCGCCTGA
- a CDS encoding SPFH domain-containing protein, with translation MDVLSTFLVFVAVLVVLYLFSSVKIVRQGYQYTIEHFGRYTTTATPGFNFYPAFFYRVGRKVNMMEQVIDIPGQEIITKDNAMVSTDGVVFFQVLDAPKAAYEVSDLTNALLNLATTNLRTVMGSMDLDETLSKRDEINARLLNVVDHATTPWGVKITRVEIKDIRPPRDIVDSMARQMKAEREKRANILDAEGDRASQILRAEGLKQSAILEAEGKREAAYREAEARERAAEAEANATLVVSEAIAKGGAQAINYFVAQKYVEAVGKFATSPNAKTILFPVEATQLIGTLGGIGELARDVLDKGEQSADTAASPAPAPRRSPFDRDH, from the coding sequence ATGGACGTTCTATCCACCTTTCTGGTGTTCGTGGCCGTGCTCGTGGTGCTCTACCTCTTCTCCAGTGTGAAGATCGTGCGCCAGGGATATCAATATACGATCGAACACTTCGGCCGCTACACGACCACCGCGACGCCCGGCTTCAACTTCTACCCCGCCTTTTTCTATCGCGTCGGCCGCAAGGTGAACATGATGGAGCAGGTGATCGACATTCCGGGGCAGGAGATCATCACGAAAGACAATGCGATGGTCTCGACCGATGGTGTCGTCTTCTTTCAGGTCCTCGACGCACCCAAGGCCGCGTACGAGGTGTCGGATCTCACGAACGCGCTACTCAACCTCGCGACCACCAACCTGCGCACCGTGATGGGTTCGATGGATCTGGACGAGACTTTGTCGAAGCGCGACGAGATCAACGCGCGGCTGCTGAACGTCGTCGATCATGCGACGACTCCCTGGGGCGTGAAGATTACGCGCGTCGAGATCAAGGACATCCGTCCGCCGCGCGACATCGTCGATTCGATGGCACGGCAGATGAAGGCCGAGCGCGAGAAGCGGGCGAACATCCTCGACGCCGAGGGCGATCGCGCCTCGCAGATCCTGCGCGCCGAAGGTCTGAAACAATCGGCGATCCTCGAAGCCGAGGGCAAACGCGAAGCTGCGTATCGCGAGGCAGAGGCACGCGAGCGCGCCGCCGAAGCCGAAGCCAACGCGACGCTGGTGGTGAGCGAGGCGATTGCCAAGGGGGGTGCCCAGGCGATCAACTATTTCGTTGCGCAAAAATATGTCGAGGCAGTCGGCAAGTTCGCCACGTCGCCCAACGCCAAGACCATCCTGTTCCCCGTCGAAGCGACGCAGCTGATCGGAACGCTCGGCGGCATCGGCGAACTGGCGCGCGACGTGCTGGACAAGGGCGAGCAATCGGCGGACACGGCCGCCTCCCCTGCCCCAGCGCCGCGACGCTCTCCCTTCGATCGGGATCACTAA
- a CDS encoding NfeD family protein has translation MDWMDQAGVWWLLAAVLLAITELMIPGVFLVFLALAAAITGAITLFFPELSLGGQLIGFAAWSAVTVVIGKRWYRDYPVASSDPMLNDRIARLVGETVTVSQAIEGGVGRVRVGDGEWPAHGPDAPAGGRVRVVGGRGGVLEVEPLPALETDV, from the coding sequence ATGGACTGGATGGATCAGGCAGGCGTGTGGTGGCTGCTCGCCGCTGTGCTGCTGGCGATCACCGAACTGATGATCCCGGGCGTGTTCCTGGTGTTCCTGGCGCTGGCCGCCGCGATTACCGGAGCGATCACGCTGTTCTTTCCCGAACTCAGCCTTGGCGGGCAACTGATCGGCTTTGCCGCCTGGTCGGCGGTGACGGTGGTGATCGGCAAGCGCTGGTATCGTGACTATCCGGTGGCCAGCAGCGATCCGATGCTGAACGATCGCATCGCTCGGCTAGTGGGCGAGACCGTTACGGTCAGCCAGGCGATCGAGGGTGGCGTGGGGCGCGTCCGCGTAGGCGACGGCGAGTGGCCCGCGCATGGGCCCGACGCACCGGCGGGCGGGCGCGTGCGCGTGGTGGGTGGCCGTGGCGGCGTGCTGGAAGTCGAGCCGCTGCCTGCGCTAGAGACCGACGTCTGA